The genome window GCTGCCGATGTCAGCCGGCAATCTCGCACGACGCTGGTTAGCGCTGCAAGGTACCGTGGTTGATGACAACACGTTTACATCACTTAGCCCACAGTTAGGTAACCCTGCGACGATCGAAGTGTGGTACGACGATCAAGTTGAGCCACAACGCATCACTTTTTATCGCACCGCGAAATTTTGGCTATTCCAAAACTGGCAAAACAAGTGGGTAGCGATTTCTGTCGCGAAAGATTACATTATGCCTGCAATCAACCCATCTACCGTTGAGTTTTAAAACTCCTGATTAAGGAATTATCATGCCTGAATTACCCGAGGTAGAGGTCAGCCGTCAGGGGATCTCGCCTTTTTTAGTCGGTGAAACCGTCAAAGCGATTGAAGTGCGCACGCCAAAACTTCGTTGGGACATTCCATACGATCTCAAAAAGCTGGAAGGCCAAGTTATCCGTGATATTAAACGGCGAGCGAAGTATTTATTATTAGAAACCGATGTGGGGACGGCGCTTATTCATCTTGGTATGTCAGGCTCATTGCGTGTATTGGATGCGGCGTTACCACCAGCCAAACATGATCATGTGGATCTTTTTATGATGAATGGACGCGTACTTCGTTATAACGATCCACGTCGTTTTGGTGCTTGGCTGTGGTATGAGCCGGGCGAGGCGCCTGCGGTACTGGCCCATCTAGGTCCTGAACCATTGAGTGATGCCTTCACCGCCCAAACCATGTTCGAGAAAGCCAAAAAACGGCAAGTCGCGGTGAAGACATTTATTATGGATAATAAGAATGTCGTCGGCGTTGGAAATATTTATGCCAGCGAGTCATTGTTCGCGGCGCGGATATTACCGATCAGGCCTGCTCACTCACTTACACTAGCAGAATGGCAAGTGTTGGTTGAAAAGATTAAAGCCGTATTAGCGCACTCGATTCGTCAAGGTGGCACCACACTGAAAGACTTTAACCAAGCCGATGGCAAGCCGGGCTACTTTGCGCAAGAGCTACAAGTGTATGGCAAACAAGGCGAACCGTGCCCAGAGTGCGGTGCTGTGATTCTCGAGCAAAAAATCGGGCAAAGAAATACGTTCTTCTGTCGCTTATGTCAGCGTTGAAGTATTCTTCTATTACGTTTGTTTGTAAGCACTTTTACTGACTACCATTTTAAAATTAAAAGTTCCATTCTATGATTAATATCGTTTTATGCTCTGATGAAAATTATGCCGCTTATTGTGCGGTGGTTATCGTGTCGGCGTTAGAAAACACTCAAACACCAGAGCAATTTCATTTTCACCTTATTACTCCACAGTTTGAGTCTCAAACCAAAGAGAAATTAGAAACACTCGTGATGAGCTATGGCGGCCAAATCACAATATATGAGGCAGACACGACATTCTTTTCCGAGATCAATATTGATTTAGGTCGATTTGGTATCGGTGCTTTATTGCGTTTGTTTATGGATCGCTATCTGCCAGAGTCATGCGAAAAAGTCATTTATCTAGATTGTGATCTTCTGATTTTAGATGATTTAACGAAATTGTGGCGGTGTGACTTAAAAGGAAACGCAGTGGGCGCGGTGAGTGATTTATGCAGCCCCACCGCGTTTGCTAAACGTGAGTCACCTTATTTTAATTCAGGTGTATTACTAATTGATATTCTAAAATGGAAGTCTGATGATGTCTCACATCGGGCGGTGAGTTTTCTACGTGATGCGAGCCATGATATAAAGTATTTAGATCAAGATGCATTGAACCATTTATATTGTCATCAGTGGACAGAATTAAACTTACGTTGGAATGTGCAGCCTGCCATCTATAGTGCCCATGATAAGGGCTTTGATTATTTAGATACTCATGAGGTATCGACTGTGATTGCCAAGCCTGCAATTATACATTTTATTGGCTCAGTTAAGCCTTGGCATGCGCAATGTACTCATCCCTTACAAGATATTTTTCTTTATTTTTCAACGTTAACAGACTGGCCTATGACGCCATCACAAGTACGAGAGCCTCTTGATTGGGCGGGGAAATTTGCTCGGTTGTTAAAGCTGCCTAAGATTATACGCCGCCGTAAACTAACCCAGTATTTCGCGAAAAGCCCTAAATGAAATACCTATGGCTAGAAGATGTAAACACCCTATCTAATCGATGATGAAACGAGTGATGATGAAATTTCCTAAGCTAATGAAATCCCTTGACCGTAAGTTCGGCAAGCTACGTAAAAAAAGCGCATTTTTAAATAAATGCTATAACCACTTGTCGGACATCAATGTGGAACATAGCTTTCATAGTGCGAAGTATAAGGCGGAAATTAAACAGGCTGCGGCACAGGCTGTACAACAGTTATTAGCCCCAACTAAACAGACCAGTGATTCCAAACAGAGCAATGATTCGCCAGTACTGCCTAAAATTATTTGGATGTATTGGCACTCCGGTTTTGATAACGCCCCTGAAGTGACACAATTAGCCGTGCAGTCTTGGCAAAAAATGAATCCAGATTACGAAGTTCGTTTACTGAATAACGTGAATATCGCTGAGTATGTGGATGCGGACTTTGATATGGCATTTCGTAACACTTCAGTACGTTGCTTATTACCCATTAAAGCCGATATTCTGCGCCTGTACTTATTGAGTCGTTATGGTGGCGTGTGGGTCGATGCCACAACCTTTTGTATGACGCCGCTTAATGATTGGTTACCACAAGCATTAGCGCCATGTGGCATATTTAACTTTAAACAAAAGAATAACCCGACTCGCCCTATTGAAGTGTGGTTTATTGCGGTGCCAGCCGGATCGCCTGTGATTAATGATATTCTTACTCAATATCTTGAGTATTTGAATAAACCGCGCGAACTGACGTTATTTATTTCCGGTAAGGTGCCACTATTAAATAAAGTACTTACTGAGGAAGAGCAGCATCGGCCACTCGGGGCAGAAATTTCTGAACGCGCCGAGAAGTTTGGTTTTATGCCTTATTTTTCCATGGGATATTTTTCTTTTGAAGCGATTAAACGTCACCTGTCTGAGTCGCAAGTCGCGATGTATCTACGCCAAGATGAACCCAATGCGATGACGAATCTCTATGCGTTGACGAAAGATCCGTTTAGCGAGTTTGAAAATGCGTATGTGTCGAAGCAAACGTATATTGAGTCGTATTTGAAAAGTAATTTGTTTCAGCAGCGTAAGGCTGTGCTTATGAAGCGCATGCAGCAAGTCGAAAGCCGCTCATAACGGTGACAATTGGCTATTATTTATAAATAACAGTGAGTTACTGAAAAAGCGCGCATTCCAGACGGGATGCGCGCTTTTTTAATGCCACTTATGTGCGTATTGTTACGCCTGCTGCAACTTTTCTTGGATTGCACGGGCAACAGATTTTGGTACAAAATCGCGAATATCACCGCCATGTATTGCCACTTCGCGCACAATCGACGAAGAGAGAAACATAAATTCTTCAGTCGGAGTTAAAAAGATACTTTCTAACTTGGGCTGAAAACGGCGATACATATTGGTTAACCCAAATTCGTACTCAAAGTCGATGGTGGTGCGCAGCCCACGAATTAAAATATCCGCTTGCTCATCTTTAACAAAGTCAATTAATAAGCCAGAAAAGCCTTTAATCGACACATTGGGTAGGTCATTGACCGCTTGTTGAGCCATAGCCACACGTTCATCCAATGTGAACATCGTATTCTTTGAGGGGCTGGCGGCAACACCGACAACCACATCATCAAACAACGCAGCAGCGCGTTGTATTATGTCGAGATGACCGTTGGTCAGTGGATCAAAGGTACCTGGGTAAATCACTTTTTTAATCATAAGGATGACTTAACCTCTTGGTAAATTTTTTGATAAAGCTCCGCGGTATGTTCAATGCGAAACGAGGTGAGTTTTTGCTGAGCCCCAGCACACAAAGTCTCACGTAATTGAGGATTCGCTTGCACAGTCATGATGGCTGTCGCGAGGCCTTGGCTATCGCCGGGTTCAATAAGGAGCCCGGAGACGTGATCGTCGATGATATCGGGAATGCCACCCGTGCGACTTGCAATCACAGGCAATCCGCTATTCAGCCCTTCTAAAATGACGGAGCCCAAGCCCTCAGTATAGGAGGGATGGACTTGCAGATCGGCGGCGGCGAACCAACTGCCCATATTCGATTGCTTACCGCAAAACGTCACATTAGTAAGTCCAGCGGCCAGAGTTTCTAACTGCTCGCGTGCTTTGCCGTCACCGAGCAAGGCAAAATGCACGTTGGCGTTCTGCTCTTGCAGAGCTTTTGCGGCCGCAATAGTGACATCAAACCCTTTATGTTGCAGCATATTCGCGGCATGAATCACGAGAAAACGGTGCTTAAAGCGGCTGCGAATATCGTTCACTTCCGTCTCATCAATAGGATACGTCACTGGCGAGCTCGGGATTTTATACGGTGACAGCTGCGGGTAGGCGTGCTGAATTTTCGCGACAATATCACGACTGAGCCCAACAACGGCACTGGCTTTGCGGTACGCAATATTGGCGAGCCATTTCTTTTTGAGAGGGTTGTCGATTCGGCGGGTCACAATATAAGGAACGCCATGGCGTAGCTTCTGAATCAGCGCCCAATAAATCGCCCGGCCTTCATGAACATGGACGAGATCGCAGTCGGCCGTCACGGACGCGGCATGGGCCGCAAAGTAGTGGTTGGCGAGTACCACACGACACGGCAAAGCACGTACGGCTGCAACGAAAGGACTTTTGGGGTTCGCCACGACCGTCAGCTCATAACCTAATGCGGCTTGCTGTTTAATGAGCTGCAGAGTTTGGTTCTCTCCGCCGTGGTAGCCAGAGGCCAAGTTCACGTGGCAAATTTTCATAACCATTACCAGATCTTATTGAAGTCTTCTTTTTCAAGCACTTTAGGATCGCGTTGATACTCAAGCAACTTGGCGTATTTTAGATAGCTATTAATGGCAGAGCTCAGCGCCACCGTCATACCATCAACACCACCGAGAAAGCCGCGTTGCATGATGTATTTACGAAAGAAGGCATTTAAGCCATGAGAAAAGGGGGAAAATGCATTCGCACGCTTACCTTTCTGGTACATGATTTTGGCGGCACGGCTACTGAAATTACGGCCAGGCTTGGCAAACAATTGACCTAAATTCTCAAACGAGTAGTGGATGAGATCGCAGTCGAGCTCTTTAGGGTTTTTCGCTTGCACAGAGGCGTGCTGTTTGACCTGTGAAAACTGAGTTTTCTGGCGGTTATAGAGGCGAATACAGTAATCGGGATACCAGCCACACTGTTTAACCCAGCGGCTACCAATATGATTACGACGACGGAAAGCAAAACCATCATGAGGAGTATTATCCAGATCCAGCGCTTGTATCGTGGCAATGGCTTCTGGTGTCAGGCGCTCATCAGCATCAATACTTAATACCCAATCATTGGTGGCATGAGGAAGGCCAACATTCTTTTGAAATCCATCGCCTAGGTAGGCTTGTTCAACCACTTTAGCGCCCATGGATTGAGCGATCGCCTGTGTGTCATCGGTACTCTGAGAATCGACAATAATGATTTCAGAACAGACGGTCTGTAATGACTCGATGCATTCTTTAATGTTGTTCGCTTCGTTCAGGGTAATGACAATACCTGTAATCATACGTTTCTCTCTTATGCTCGCGGACTACTGCACCACTGTAGAGTGACAGTCTTGGTGCGAGTTTATAATAAATTGAAGTCTGCAACGACGTTATCAAACATGGCGATGACCGCGGGAACGGTAATGCGTTGCATGGCTGTTTCATCTTTAACCCGAGTTCGCCAATCCAGCTCAGCGATCGGTTTTTGGTGTTCTTCGGCAATCGCCGCTTCATAAGCAGAAACCACGTATTGTCGATATTGATAAGGACCAGTACGTTGCGGGTTATGGTGCGCATATAAGCCGATGACGGGCGTATTCACGGCATTGGCCATATGTGCAGGGCCAGTATCTGGCGCAATCACCATGTCCGCGTAATCCAGTAATGCTAGCATTTGTTTGATCGAACTTTGGCCGACCACGTTCGCCACTGGCGTCGTCAACTGCTCGGTAATACTCGCACTTAGGCGAGTTTCAACGGGAGAGGGACTGCCGGCAATAATCACGTGCCAGCCCTGTTGTTTCGCGTATTCAATCACACGCGCATAGCCCTCTGCCGTCCAATTTTTGTAGGACTTGCTGGCCCCAGGTACAAGCACGAGATTGTACTTTTGTTGATCGAGCTGTGCTCGCGCCCATTGTGCATCGGCATCGTCATAAGGAATAGACCACGTCGGTTCACTGCTAGGGATGCCAAGGGTATGACCGAATGCCATTAATCCATCAAGCACATGCGGTGCGGGTGGCGAGGGCACTTTGACATTGGTGAACCAAGTTTGGAAGTCTTGGCTTCGTTTGGCATCAAAGCCGAGTTTATAACGCGCGTTAATTCCGAGTGTCGCAATACTGGCTCGTAATGCGTATTGCATATGCAAAAGCGCATCAAATTGACGGCCTTTGAGCGTTTTCCACAGTTGACGATAGCCCTGCCATCCTTGCTTTTTATCGAAGACGATGACTTCCACACCCGGTAAACCATCAATCAAACTGGCTTCTAACGTCCCTGTAATCCAAGTGATATGGGTGTCAGGCCAATATTGTTGGATTGCTTGAACCGCTGCAACGGTATTACATACATCTCCAATCGCAGAGAGTCGTAAAATACACAGTGATTGGGGGGCAGAATTAAATAGAGTCATTAACTACTCTCTTCTCCAGTGGTTAGGGTATGTCAGTCGCGCGATCAATCAGACGGATTGACTTCGTCATGAGGTCAAGCTTATTTGAACACGAATTGTAGAGGGCGCAAGCCATTACGTCTATCTCATCCTACTATTATTTAAGCAATAAGAGAGAGATAAGCAATGGCCGTTGTTCGTATGTCTACGCAGCGTTAATCCTCGACAGAGATTATCTTCATTGGCAGATTAATGTAAACTAATCACAGGTAAATCCTTGCCGATATACCTAAATGTCGATGATATTAGTGATCTTAATACAAGGTGAGCGCAGTGATAAAAGAACTTCAACAAGCCAATCAAACCATTTGGTATGATGACGACCGTCTGCACGATGATCCTTGGCGTTGCTTTGATCCCCGCTATTGGCAAGCGCAAAATAAGGTTACTGGTAGTGCTCAAGGGCGGGGCACGACGTGGTTTGTGCAGTTAGACACGATGGAAGCGGCGCTGCGCCATTATCGACGTGGTGGATTATTTGGTAAGTTAGTTAAAGATCAGTATTGGTTCACCGATTGGCAAAGTACCCGCAGCCATCAAGAATTTGTGTTACTAGACGCTTTGCAACAAGCGAATGTGAATGTGCCCAAACCCATTGCGGCTCGTGCGGTAAAGTGTGGACCTTGGTATCGTGCCGATCTCTTGAGTGAAAAAATTCAAAATGCACAGGATCTTGTTGGCATTCTGCGCCATGCTTCGTTAACTCAAGAACACTACCAACGCATTGGCGAAATGATTGGCCGCATGCATCGTGCTCATGTCAATCATACTGATTTGAATATTCATAACATTCTCATTGATGACCAAGACGATGTTTGGATCATCGATTTTGATAAATGTGGGTTTGCCTCTGAGCATGGCGAGTGGAAGAGTGCTAATTTAGAGCGTTTAAAACGTTCATTTGTTAAAGAGCAGCCACAGTTTAGTACTCCGTGGCCACAGCTATGCTGGTCATGGTTACTGGATGGCTATCAGGCCGTATCTCAATAGCAAACACGGCGGCTGTATAAAATAGCAACGCTTATGTGTTTATTTCGTGATTTTTCGCTGAACATTGTCTGATTTTTACCATAATCGCGTAGAATTCGGCAGCAATGTTCTTAATTAAGGTTAACCACTCGCGCATTATGTTTCGTGCTTTTTATACTTTACTAATCTTGGTTGTCTCACCCCTGTTTTTGTACTCATTGTTGAAAAAGCGCAGTGATAAGCCACATATTGGACGTCGTTGGATTGAGTACTTTGGGTATTGTGAACCAGTAAAAACATCAGAGCCTGTGATTTGGTTACATACGGTATCGGTGGGAGAAGTGATTGGTGCAACGCCGTTTGTGAAAGCACTCAAGCTGCGTTATCCACATACTAAGGTGGTGATGACTACCACCACGACCACAGGCGCTGCGCAAGCGGAAAAATTAGGCCCGTTGGTTGAGCACCGTTTTATGCCGTTGGACTTTCCTTGGGCCATTAAACGCTTTATTCGACGTATTCAGCCATCACAACTTCTCATTATGGAAACCGAGTTATGGCCAAATACCTTAGCGATCACACATCGCATGCAAGTGCCGATTGCGGTCATTAATGCCCGCCTTTCTGCTCGCTCCTGTGG of Vibrio zhugei contains these proteins:
- the coaD gene encoding pantetheine-phosphate adenylyltransferase, coding for MIKKVIYPGTFDPLTNGHLDIIQRAAALFDDVVVGVAASPSKNTMFTLDERVAMAQQAVNDLPNVSIKGFSGLLIDFVKDEQADILIRGLRTTIDFEYEFGLTNMYRRFQPKLESIFLTPTEEFMFLSSSIVREVAIHGGDIRDFVPKSVARAIQEKLQQA
- the mutM gene encoding bifunctional DNA-formamidopyrimidine glycosylase/DNA-(apurinic or apyrimidinic site) lyase, producing the protein MPELPEVEVSRQGISPFLVGETVKAIEVRTPKLRWDIPYDLKKLEGQVIRDIKRRAKYLLLETDVGTALIHLGMSGSLRVLDAALPPAKHDHVDLFMMNGRVLRYNDPRRFGAWLWYEPGEAPAVLAHLGPEPLSDAFTAQTMFEKAKKRQVAVKTFIMDNKNVVGVGNIYASESLFAARILPIRPAHSLTLAEWQVLVEKIKAVLAHSIRQGGTTLKDFNQADGKPGYFAQELQVYGKQGEPCPECGAVILEQKIGQRNTFFCRLCQR
- a CDS encoding glycosyltransferase family 9 protein; protein product: MTLFNSAPQSLCILRLSAIGDVCNTVAAVQAIQQYWPDTHITWITGTLEASLIDGLPGVEVIVFDKKQGWQGYRQLWKTLKGRQFDALLHMQYALRASIATLGINARYKLGFDAKRSQDFQTWFTNVKVPSPPAPHVLDGLMAFGHTLGIPSSEPTWSIPYDDADAQWARAQLDQQKYNLVLVPGASKSYKNWTAEGYARVIEYAKQQGWHVIIAGSPSPVETRLSASITEQLTTPVANVVGQSSIKQMLALLDYADMVIAPDTGPAHMANAVNTPVIGLYAHHNPQRTGPYQYRQYVVSAYEAAIAEEHQKPIAELDWRTRVKDETAMQRITVPAVIAMFDNVVADFNLL
- a CDS encoding capsular polysaccharide synthesis protein produces the protein MMKFPKLMKSLDRKFGKLRKKSAFLNKCYNHLSDINVEHSFHSAKYKAEIKQAAAQAVQQLLAPTKQTSDSKQSNDSPVLPKIIWMYWHSGFDNAPEVTQLAVQSWQKMNPDYEVRLLNNVNIAEYVDADFDMAFRNTSVRCLLPIKADILRLYLLSRYGGVWVDATTFCMTPLNDWLPQALAPCGIFNFKQKNNPTRPIEVWFIAVPAGSPVINDILTQYLEYLNKPRELTLFISGKVPLLNKVLTEEEQHRPLGAEISERAEKFGFMPYFSMGYFSFEAIKRHLSESQVAMYLRQDEPNAMTNLYALTKDPFSEFENAYVSKQTYIESYLKSNLFQQRKAVLMKRMQQVESRS
- a CDS encoding glycosyltransferase family 2 protein, with the translated sequence MITGIVITLNEANNIKECIESLQTVCSEIIIVDSQSTDDTQAIAQSMGAKVVEQAYLGDGFQKNVGLPHATNDWVLSIDADERLTPEAIATIQALDLDNTPHDGFAFRRRNHIGSRWVKQCGWYPDYCIRLYNRQKTQFSQVKQHASVQAKNPKELDCDLIHYSFENLGQLFAKPGRNFSSRAAKIMYQKGKRANAFSPFSHGLNAFFRKYIMQRGFLGGVDGMTVALSSAINSYLKYAKLLEYQRDPKVLEKEDFNKIW
- a CDS encoding glycosyltransferase family 8 protein; this encodes MINIVLCSDENYAAYCAVVIVSALENTQTPEQFHFHLITPQFESQTKEKLETLVMSYGGQITIYEADTTFFSEINIDLGRFGIGALLRLFMDRYLPESCEKVIYLDCDLLILDDLTKLWRCDLKGNAVGAVSDLCSPTAFAKRESPYFNSGVLLIDILKWKSDDVSHRAVSFLRDASHDIKYLDQDALNHLYCHQWTELNLRWNVQPAIYSAHDKGFDYLDTHEVSTVIAKPAIIHFIGSVKPWHAQCTHPLQDIFLYFSTLTDWPMTPSQVREPLDWAGKFARLLKLPKIIRRRKLTQYFAKSPK
- a CDS encoding glycosyltransferase family 4 protein, translating into MKICHVNLASGYHGGENQTLQLIKQQAALGYELTVVANPKSPFVAAVRALPCRVVLANHYFAAHAASVTADCDLVHVHEGRAIYWALIQKLRHGVPYIVTRRIDNPLKKKWLANIAYRKASAVVGLSRDIVAKIQHAYPQLSPYKIPSSPVTYPIDETEVNDIRSRFKHRFLVIHAANMLQHKGFDVTIAAAKALQEQNANVHFALLGDGKAREQLETLAAGLTNVTFCGKQSNMGSWFAAADLQVHPSYTEGLGSVILEGLNSGLPVIASRTGGIPDIIDDHVSGLLIEPGDSQGLATAIMTVQANPQLRETLCAGAQQKLTSFRIEHTAELYQKIYQEVKSSL
- a CDS encoding 3-deoxy-D-manno-octulosonic acid kinase — encoded protein: MIKELQQANQTIWYDDDRLHDDPWRCFDPRYWQAQNKVTGSAQGRGTTWFVQLDTMEAALRHYRRGGLFGKLVKDQYWFTDWQSTRSHQEFVLLDALQQANVNVPKPIAARAVKCGPWYRADLLSEKIQNAQDLVGILRHASLTQEHYQRIGEMIGRMHRAHVNHTDLNIHNILIDDQDDVWIIDFDKCGFASEHGEWKSANLERLKRSFVKEQPQFSTPWPQLCWSWLLDGYQAVSQ